The segment GCGAGGTCGGAAGTGTTGAAGGCGATGCGGGCCTTTATCGACAGCGAGATCGAAAAGCTGGAGCGGGGCGTAAAGCAGGGGGATTGAAGTTCCCCTGACCGGACCTCCCCCCGGGAAGCGAATCTCTTCCCTTGAAACCGTGCTACCCTCGCTCCCGGCATCAATCGTTTGGAACATAATCTATAATCACATTACTCCACATCAACCTTGCTCGTCTCTTTAACGGTCACAAATGACATTCTGACGATAAAGGTCAGTGGTATTGTCTACGCTCTCCTTGATTCGGATCGTGTCAACCTATTGTAGGAGCATTTCGTAAAGATCCCTTTCTCCGATTTATCTCTCATCCTCTTTTTCAACCTCACCAACCACAAGACCATTCAGATACTGGGCACCCAGGAGTGGTCCTGGCTCAGTCCCTTAAGGGCCATCCGGAATGAACCTACCGGTCCCTGTAAAGCAGGAATATTGCCGGAGATTTCCCGGAACGTTTGCTTCCCCTTCTCGCGTTCTCGGGCAATAATCTGCTTCTGCCGGTACATAATGTCCAGAGATAGCCGGTACATAATGCCTGTGCTTTACCGGATACCATGGCTATGAGAGCTAATGTCAAATCTTGTGTATGACCCATCAGGCGGCGTCCACATTCCGGCGAACTCCCTCGACGAATATAACTCCTTCTGCTACTTCTGCTAACCTTGGAACTCCCTTCAGTCTTCTCCACCGTTTCCCGGCACTGAGAAAGAGCTTAAGGACCATACTGAGGACGGTCACTCGGGACCCGCAGTTCTTGGTCTTGTCGGTTTGCAACCTGACGGTACTCATGAGTGGATTTTACCGGGTTGGTGGTGTACAGATGCCAGTGTTCAGCCGGGAAATCGTAGAAGGTGAGGAACACCTCCCGGTCCTTGGCCAGGCAGTCGGTGGTTTTGGCATATTTGGCCTGGTATGTGGTGATGAAGTGATCGAAGGCTTTCTCGGCCCTCTCCTTGGCTTCCGCCATCCAGATCTCGTGCAGGTCATCCTTGGCTTTCTGCTGCACGCTCTTGGGCAGCTTGTCCAGGATGTTGGCGGTCTTGGGCACCCAGCAGCGCTGGGGGCGGGTTTTGCCAAAGACCGGGAGGAGGGCTTTCCAGAGTCCCAAAGCCCCATCCCCCACGGCACAGTGCGGACCTTTGACCATTCTCCGTTCTCGGTGGCGCCGATGATCACCAGGACACCGGTTCTCTCCTCCATCCGGGTATTTCTTAAGAATGAAAAAGGTTATCCGCTTTTACAGGGAAAAATGGACTTGACCACTTTCACCCCTCCCCGTCAAGGGAGTTTTGATACCCTCAGGAGTTCTCCCGGCTTCAAGCCTGAGGCGAGGCCCACCGCATAGGCCAGACACTGGGCGGGAATGATTTCGACCAGAGGTCCCAGCTCTTCACTGGGCAGGTCATAGCTCAAAACCAAGCCTTGCTTGGTTTCCGGATAATTCCCGAGGCTGTGCCGGGAACCCACCAAGAGAACCCGGCCTCCCGTTCGTAAAACAGCCTCCACCGCCTCGGAAAAGGGGGAATCGATCACCGGCGAAGCATGAAAGAAAACAGCGCCATACCCCTGGCCAACTTGTTCTATCAGGCCATGAAAAAATGCACCAATACTAAGAGCCGTCGTGAGGCGGTGGGTCATTTCCCCGAAAATCAGGGCGGCCTGCCGGGCCGAGGGCAACGAGAAACCGCTCCCCATAAACGCCAAGTGAGGGGTTTGTTCGAAAAACCGCTGAAGGATTTCCTGAAGCCTCACACTCTCCCCCAGCCAGCGCCGCATGGCTGCCAGGCAATCCCGAACTCCGCTGTCAAAATGATCAGACCGGTGAATCCGAAGATCCACCACGAGGCGGAGCAGGGCACCCAAGGTATTCGTGTAAGTTTTGGTCGCCGATGTTTTCTCCACTCCGGCCCGTATGTCCACAAACCCGAGCTCGCACGCTCGGGCTAGGGCGCTCTTTGGCCGGTTGGTTATCCCCAAGGTATTTTTTCCCTGGATCCCCCGGACACACCCAACTGTTTCCCGACTCTCCCCCGACTGGGAAACGGCGACCAGGAGCACATCGTCATCGAGTAAAGGTAAAAACCCACGCTCCAGTTCCTGGGATTCGAACACCAAGGCCGGGACGCCGGAACGGTTCAGAAGCATTGCCCCGTACCAGCCGGCATAATACGAACTGCCCATCCCGGTGAACACCACCCGCCGAAACCGGGTCAAGCGGGTGAGATCGGTATGGTACACATACTGTGGCTCCGTACGGAAGAGCGCCTCAAGGACATCAGCCTGTTCCACCATTTCCCGCAGGTAGCTCATATTTTTCCTCCCGAGTGATGCCGGATACGCCGCCTGGTTAAGCGAACAGGCATCAGAACTGGTTGCAAGGCTCGAAACTCGCCTGTCTCAATTCATCGATCAGGACCGGGAGGTTCGCGCTTTGCCCTTCCCGGACGTAATACCCGGCCGTATACGTCCCCAGGATCAGGCAGTGGGCATATGGCTGGCCAAGTAAAAGGCCGAAACAGAACCCGGCGTTGAAGTTATCGCCCCCTCCGGTCAAAAGCTTTGGACGGAATATCCTTGTTCCCCGGGCCTGAAAGGTCCCCTGTCGGCTAACCATGAAACATTCGTTGACCAGGTGCACCACAATTCCTTCGATGGACAGCTCCCCAAAAATCTTTTCCACAGCCTGAAGCAGCAGCCGGTTGCTGGGATCCTCCGGAAAGTGCGCCCGCTGGACCAGACGGGTTTCATTCTCGTTCATACCCAGGAATACCCGGTGAGACCCAGAGAAACGACCGATCAGAGCAAAGGCCCGCCGCACATCACCGGAGGTTTTTTTGGACAGATCCGCCAGATCGACGAACAGAAACCGCTCTCCAGTAGTCGGAAAATTGGGAGCGAGGACAATCTCCGTAAGGACGCCCTCCCAGATGGTTTCCACCGCCGAGAGTTGGCTCCAGTTCAAAAACCCGACAAGACGGCTCTCCTCGAAGATTTCCCGAAGCGTGGAGCGGGGCACGCGCTCGGTGAGGAGTTTCCAGTTCACCTCATCTAAAATCTTAAGGTCTGAGAGCATCACTTTACCGTCGCTGAATTCAAGGGCGGTGCAAAAAGAGGGCGAAGATATGGGGATGATCCGGCAGTGAGGATCGATCTGCCGGAACACCGGACAGATTTCCGGATATCCGATCGCGCCCAATAGCGTAGTGGCTATGCCCAGACGAGCCAGAGCATGAGCCATGATCGGGGAATTCCCGCCGATTTTTTCCATTTCGGTGACATATTCAAGATCACAGCTCTTACCAGCCGCTTCCCGGATACGGTTCCCGAATTCGCTGATCGTCGCAAAGGGCGTGAACCGTTCCCGGTCCTCCCGTACCTTCACCACCCGGGAGATCCTGTCGATAAAACCATCAAATCCAACCACGGCCCGGTCGGTAATCCCATTTTTTCCGGCTTCCTGTAAGACGTTGATCAATTGCCCCAGAGCGTCTGAACCCACTACCTGTTCACCCCCCACATAGATGATACGTACTGGTGAGGATATAGTATTCAGGGAGTTTTAAACAACCACCCAGTGACATCCCTCCCTTCATTGAAATGAGGGGCATCCCGAAGAACGGCTATACCGCAAGTTCGCGCACCATATGGCCGATAAATCTGGCCACGAGCGCGGGGGAAGTCACGTCCTCACTACTCCGCGGGGCGTTACCCCAGGGAGATACCTTGTAGGCGTTCTTGTATAAGTTGGCTGCTCCATTTAAATCAGCATTTGCCTTGTAGCCACAGGAGCAAGAATACAACCCCCGGTGCTTCCTGGCAGACCTGCTGACCTTGCCGCAATCATGACATGGCTGGTGTACGCCTCAGACTCACGTTTTGACATTAGCTCCTTACACCTCTTTACAAAACCCTCTTCGGTGATAGCCTTTTTAGGCTATGGTTTCCGAGATGTTTCGAGCCAGCAACGACCCACGCCCCTTAGTTTGAAGTGTGGGAAACGTTTCCGGAGAAACGGGAAAGGACCGTGAGCGAGATTCGGGTTTGTTGGAACTCGTAGTTTTTATACTTCTATGCTCTTTACTTTCTATCCCTTCACCGCTCCCTTGGTCAGTCCGCCAACCAGTTGTTTCTGGACGAA is part of the Atribacteraceae bacterium genome and harbors:
- a CDS encoding SIS domain-containing protein; translation: MSYLREMVEQADVLEALFRTEPQYVYHTDLTRLTRFRRVVFTGMGSSYYAGWYGAMLLNRSGVPALVFESQELERGFLPLLDDDVLLVAVSQSGESRETVGCVRGIQGKNTLGITNRPKSALARACELGFVDIRAGVEKTSATKTYTNTLGALLRLVVDLRIHRSDHFDSGVRDCLAAMRRWLGESVRLQEILQRFFEQTPHLAFMGSGFSLPSARQAALIFGEMTHRLTTALSIGAFFHGLIEQVGQGYGAVFFHASPVIDSPFSEAVEAVLRTGGRVLLVGSRHSLGNYPETKQGLVLSYDLPSEELGPLVEIIPAQCLAYAVGLASGLKPGELLRVSKLP